A part of Capsicum annuum cultivar UCD-10X-F1 chromosome 6, UCD10Xv1.1, whole genome shotgun sequence genomic DNA contains:
- the LOC107874682 gene encoding protein RESPONSE TO LOW SULFUR 3, whose translation MAPTIALPFWAQSKPHHHHHHQHGEVSATPEAEVLRKRNEELEKELKKRVEREEKMKEELEKTWKRLKVAEEAEERLCSQLGEFEAEAVDQARAYRARVIDLVEQLSAAQKLLQSMASQ comes from the coding sequence ATGGCTCCGACTATAGCACTGCCCTTTTGGGCCCAATCAAaaccccaccaccaccaccaccaccagcacGGCGAAGTCTCCGCCACACCAGAGGCGGAGGTGCTTCGAAAAAGAAACGAAGAGCTAGAGAAGGAATTGAAAAAGAGagtagaaagagaagagaaaatgaaagaagaactagaaaaaACATGGAAGAGATTGAAGGTGGCGGAAGAGGCGGAGGAACGCCTTTGTTCTCAGCTAGGTGAATTCGAGGCGGAAGCTGTTGATCAAGCTCGGGCTTATAGGGCTCGTGTTATTGATTTAGTGGAACAGCTTTCTGCTGCACAAAAACTTCTTCAATCAATGGCGTCTCAATAA